The Mercenaria mercenaria strain notata chromosome 10, MADL_Memer_1, whole genome shotgun sequence genome contains a region encoding:
- the LOC123535916 gene encoding uncharacterized protein LOC123535916, whose product MGTAMGSPFAPTYASLFMGKLEQDFLQSQQLKPTLWLRFLDDVFMIWDHSLDELNSFVKALNELHSSIKFTYEISTKHVSFLDVDLTKDTSNNICTNVHVKNTNIHQYLLYSSNHPKTCKDGIPYSQAKRYRRIISDDNQFAKSLDTLREFFKSRNYPDSVIDAAFNKMHNVTQDEALKYNNNSDQVDIVPFVTEYNPSLPNIASIIHKYWDLFKLSPNVSVQQLHSSRPVLAYKRDKNLKDFLVKSRYSAMPPTPISARSSKCYRPRCTHCSKIVETDEFCETMDSTKEPSTTGGRTLTAVLLYVEQGPEISTLKDWSCARKIKSVLL is encoded by the exons ATGGGGACGGCCATGGGCAGTCCGTTCGCCCCTACCTATGCATCATTGTTCATGGGTAAGTTAGAGCAAGACTTTTTACAAAGCCAGCAGCTGAAACCTACATTGTGGCTTCGATTTCTGGATGATGTTTTCATGATCTGGGATCATTCACTCGACGAACTGAATAGCTTTGTTAAAGCCCTTAATGAATTACATAGCTCTATTAAATTCACGTATGAAATTTCAACGAAACATGTGTCATTCCTGGATGTTGATCTTACGAAAGATACCAGTAATAACATATGCAccaatgtacatgttaaaaatacTAACATCCATCAGTACCTTCTCTACTCCTCTAATCATCCAAAGACTTGTAAAGACGGTATTCCCTACAGTCAGGCTAAGCGATATCGTCGTATTATATCTGACGATAATCAATTTGCTAAATCTCTGGACACTCTACGTGAATTTTTCAAATCCAGAAATTACCCAGACAGTGTAATAGATGCTGCATTTAACAAGATGCATAATGTTACACAAGACGAAGCTCTGAAATACAATAACAATTCTGATCAGGTTGATATTGTGCCTTTTGTTACTGAATATAATCCCTCCCTCCCTAACATTGCTAGTATCATACATAAATACTgggatttatttaaactatcgCCAAATGTCTCAGTCCAACAGTTGCATTCCTCAAGACCCGTGTTAGCATACAAACGTGATAAAAATCTTAAAGACTTCCTTGTAAAGTCTAGATATTCTGCAATGCCCCCTACCCCCATCAGCGCCCGTTCCAGCAAATGCTACCGACCTAGATGTACACATTGTAGCAAGATAGTAGAAACTGATGAATTC TGTGAAACAATGGATAGTACAAAAGAACCATCTACAACTGGAGGAAGAACATTGACAGCAGTCCTACTTTATGTTGAACAAGGACCGGAAATATCAACACTGAAGGACTGGAGCTGCGCTAGAAAAATTAAGAGTGTATTGCTTTAG